A single region of the Epinephelus moara isolate mb chromosome 14, YSFRI_EMoa_1.0, whole genome shotgun sequence genome encodes:
- the si:dkey-33c12.4 gene encoding stress-induced-phosphoprotein 1 isoform X2 produces the protein MPKKKDIVKSGAPIPRIRENSRLMRTHESMVDFINGRHPGSSILDVFASGLLGLDFLRNFEDDIYSDEDDDEDDDHFYPYNAARKVLEPHPRIKQLTDEEADRHAKELIEEEERRKEKTEKNKRKKLRKKEKKRLEKENAVKDILPEEEQGKSDSSENQEENSVIESNAEEKKNPESGETQNGTEASGCDENSCNNKEESVAEIEKEEEQKDLDLNNSHASKTNSVPKETCNQRPARERKKEKTKSVEVQQSKEEKPKVVEKPEVQMKKEEIHEPNNEQTVDPTVEEFAKRSRELAGMGNRLAASGQYEMAVKCFTDAIKYNPKEFKLFGNRSLCYERMQQYENALRDADVALSMEPDWIKGLFRKGKALCGLKRYYEASLIYREVLKLEKSSAEAMQELKRAQTLHLMEMGFSWAQSSEALKTHVTLEEAVEALFGGDSNLGAADASASRDNVEQPVVQEEDDDEGEWIVLQASRPRTQQVKESDACGQSRSKSQSPTPHSKSSVKPELFPVWVGSLAPAVTYSTLHELFSRAGTVYSIKMLLEHQCAFVNYTRKEDSDRAIQCINGMVVEGAPLSVRYPNRFHNGLGASRSAATDPFPRSGPYKKECFFWRTTGCTRSDCTYRHVPEHKNIDKDKFTSRLGNFHM, from the exons ATGCCGAAGAAGAAAGACATCGTTAAAA GTGGCGCTCCAATCCCTAGAATTCGAGAAAACTCGAGACTAATGCGCACACAT GAAAGTATGGTAGATTTCATAAATGGACGTCATCCTGGGAGCTCCATCCTGGACGTCTTCGCCTCTGGTTTATTAG GTTTAGATTTTTTAAGGAACTTTGAGGATGACATATATTCAGATGAAGATGACGATGAAGATGATGATCACTTTTATCCTTACAATGCTGCTCGCAAGGTGTTAGAGCCTCATCCTCGAATAAAACAGCTCACTGACGAG GAGGCTGATAGACATGCAAAGGAATTGATAGAAGAAGAGGAAAGGCGAAAGGAGAAAACTGAGAAGAACAAGCGTAAGAAATTG cgtaagaaagaaaagaagcGGTTAGAAAAGGAGAATGCAGTTAAAGACATTTTACCT GAGGAAGAACAAGGGAAGTCAGACTCCTCAGAAAATCAGGAAGAAAACTCTGTTATTGAAAGTaatgcagaagaaaagaaaaatcctgAATCAGGTGAAACACAAAATGGAACTGAGGCGTCTGGATGTGACGAGAACAGCTGTAATAATAAAGAAGAAAGTGTTGCAGAAAttgagaaagaagaagaacaaaag GATTTGGATTTAAATAATTCACATGCTTCTAAAACCAATTCGGTGCCTAAGGAGACGTGTAACCAGAGGCCtgccagagagaggaaaaaggaaaaaactaaATCAGTAGAAGTTCAGCAGTCCAAGGAGGAAAAGCCAAAAGTTGTGGAGAAACCTGAAGTTCAAATGAAGAAGGAAGAGATTCATGAACCCAATAACGAG CAGACAGTGGATCCCACTGTAGAGGAGTTTGCAAAAAGAAGCAGAGAGCTCGCTG GTATGGGAAATCGTTTGGCTGCCTCGGGACAGTACGAGATGGCAGTGAAATGCTTTACTGACGCCATTAAATACAACCCAAAGGAATTTAA GTTATTTGGAAATCGATCCCTCTGTTATGAAAGAATGCAGCAGTATGAAAATGCTCTCAGGGATGCTGACGTAGCGCTCTCCATGGAGCCAGACTGGATAAAGGGTTTATTTAGGAAAGGGAAAGCTCTGTGTGGGCTCAAG AGATACTACGAGGCCTCGCTGATCTACAGGGAGGTGTTGAAGCTGGAGAAGTCGAGCGCTGAAGCCATGCAGGAGCTGAAACGAGCGCAGACGTTACACCTCATG GAAATGGGCTTCTCGTGGGCGCAGAGCTCTGAGGCGCTTAAAACACACGTCACTTTAGAAGAAGCTGTCGAAGCTCTGTTTGGTGGTGACAGTAATCTGGGTGCTGCAG ATGCCAGTGCCAGTAGGGACAACGTAGAACAACCGGTGGTGCAGGAAGAAGACGACGATGAGGGAGAGTGGATCGTCTTACAAGCAAGTCGTCCTCGAACGCAGCAGGTCAAAGAGTCTGATGCTTGTGGACAGAGCAGGTCGAAATCTCAGTCGCCGACGCCTCATTCAAAGAGTTCTGTCAAACC GGAGCTTTTCCCCGTTTGGGTCGGATCTTTGGCTCCTGCTGTCACCTACTCAACGCTCCACGAGCTCTTCAGCAG AGCTGGGACGGTCTACAGCATCAAGATGCTGCTGGAACACCAGTGTGCCTTCGTCAACTACACCAGGAAGGAGGACAGTGACCGAGCCATCCAGTGTATCAAC GGGATGGTGGTGGAGGGCGCGCCGCTCTCTGTCAGATATCCAAACAGATTCCACAATGGACTCGGTGCGTCCAGATCGGCCGCCACTGACCCCTTTCCACGTTCCGG GCCGTACAAGAAGGAGTGCTTTTTCTGGAGGACGACGGGCTGCACAAGGTCGGACTGTACCTACAGACACGTGCCAGAGCACAAGAACATCGACAAGGACAAATTCACCAGTAGGCTGGGAAACTTTCACATGTAG
- the si:dkey-33c12.4 gene encoding stress-induced-phosphoprotein 1 isoform X3 — protein sequence MPKKKDIVKSGAPIPRIRENSRLMRTHESMVDFINGRHPGSSILDVFASGLLGLDFLRNFEDDIYSDEDDDEDDDHFYPYNAARKVLEPHPRIKQLTDEEADRHAKELIEEEERRKEKTEKNKRKKLRKKEKKRLEKENAVKDILPEEEQGKSDSSENQEENSVIESNAEEKKNPESGETQNGTEASGCDENSCNNKEESVAEIEKEEEQKQDLDLNNSHASKTNSVPKETCNQRPARERKKEKTKSVEVQQSKEEKPKVVEKPEVQMKKEEIHEPNNETVDPTVEEFAKRSRELAGMGNRLAASGQYEMAVKCFTDAIKYNPKEFKLFGNRSLCYERMQQYENALRDADVALSMEPDWIKGLFRKGKALCGLKRYYEASLIYREVLKLEKSSAEAMQELKRAQTLHLMEMGFSWAQSSEALKTHVTLEEAVEALFGGDSNLGAADASASRDNVEQPVVQEEDDDEGEWIVLQASRPRTQQVKESDACGQSRSKSQSPTPHSKSSVKPELFPVWVGSLAPAVTYSTLHELFSRAGTVYSIKMLLEHQCAFVNYTRKEDSDRAIQCINGMVVEGAPLSVRYPNRFHNGLGASRSAATDPFPRSGPYKKECFFWRTTGCTRSDCTYRHVPEHKNIDKDKFTSRLGNFHM from the exons ATGCCGAAGAAGAAAGACATCGTTAAAA GTGGCGCTCCAATCCCTAGAATTCGAGAAAACTCGAGACTAATGCGCACACAT GAAAGTATGGTAGATTTCATAAATGGACGTCATCCTGGGAGCTCCATCCTGGACGTCTTCGCCTCTGGTTTATTAG GTTTAGATTTTTTAAGGAACTTTGAGGATGACATATATTCAGATGAAGATGACGATGAAGATGATGATCACTTTTATCCTTACAATGCTGCTCGCAAGGTGTTAGAGCCTCATCCTCGAATAAAACAGCTCACTGACGAG GAGGCTGATAGACATGCAAAGGAATTGATAGAAGAAGAGGAAAGGCGAAAGGAGAAAACTGAGAAGAACAAGCGTAAGAAATTG cgtaagaaagaaaagaagcGGTTAGAAAAGGAGAATGCAGTTAAAGACATTTTACCT GAGGAAGAACAAGGGAAGTCAGACTCCTCAGAAAATCAGGAAGAAAACTCTGTTATTGAAAGTaatgcagaagaaaagaaaaatcctgAATCAGGTGAAACACAAAATGGAACTGAGGCGTCTGGATGTGACGAGAACAGCTGTAATAATAAAGAAGAAAGTGTTGCAGAAAttgagaaagaagaagaacaaaag CAGGATTTGGATTTAAATAATTCACATGCTTCTAAAACCAATTCGGTGCCTAAGGAGACGTGTAACCAGAGGCCtgccagagagaggaaaaaggaaaaaactaaATCAGTAGAAGTTCAGCAGTCCAAGGAGGAAAAGCCAAAAGTTGTGGAGAAACCTGAAGTTCAAATGAAGAAGGAAGAGATTCATGAACCCAATAACGAG ACAGTGGATCCCACTGTAGAGGAGTTTGCAAAAAGAAGCAGAGAGCTCGCTG GTATGGGAAATCGTTTGGCTGCCTCGGGACAGTACGAGATGGCAGTGAAATGCTTTACTGACGCCATTAAATACAACCCAAAGGAATTTAA GTTATTTGGAAATCGATCCCTCTGTTATGAAAGAATGCAGCAGTATGAAAATGCTCTCAGGGATGCTGACGTAGCGCTCTCCATGGAGCCAGACTGGATAAAGGGTTTATTTAGGAAAGGGAAAGCTCTGTGTGGGCTCAAG AGATACTACGAGGCCTCGCTGATCTACAGGGAGGTGTTGAAGCTGGAGAAGTCGAGCGCTGAAGCCATGCAGGAGCTGAAACGAGCGCAGACGTTACACCTCATG GAAATGGGCTTCTCGTGGGCGCAGAGCTCTGAGGCGCTTAAAACACACGTCACTTTAGAAGAAGCTGTCGAAGCTCTGTTTGGTGGTGACAGTAATCTGGGTGCTGCAG ATGCCAGTGCCAGTAGGGACAACGTAGAACAACCGGTGGTGCAGGAAGAAGACGACGATGAGGGAGAGTGGATCGTCTTACAAGCAAGTCGTCCTCGAACGCAGCAGGTCAAAGAGTCTGATGCTTGTGGACAGAGCAGGTCGAAATCTCAGTCGCCGACGCCTCATTCAAAGAGTTCTGTCAAACC GGAGCTTTTCCCCGTTTGGGTCGGATCTTTGGCTCCTGCTGTCACCTACTCAACGCTCCACGAGCTCTTCAGCAG AGCTGGGACGGTCTACAGCATCAAGATGCTGCTGGAACACCAGTGTGCCTTCGTCAACTACACCAGGAAGGAGGACAGTGACCGAGCCATCCAGTGTATCAAC GGGATGGTGGTGGAGGGCGCGCCGCTCTCTGTCAGATATCCAAACAGATTCCACAATGGACTCGGTGCGTCCAGATCGGCCGCCACTGACCCCTTTCCACGTTCCGG GCCGTACAAGAAGGAGTGCTTTTTCTGGAGGACGACGGGCTGCACAAGGTCGGACTGTACCTACAGACACGTGCCAGAGCACAAGAACATCGACAAGGACAAATTCACCAGTAGGCTGGGAAACTTTCACATGTAG
- the si:dkey-33c12.4 gene encoding stress-induced-phosphoprotein 1 isoform X1 gives MPKKKDIVKSGAPIPRIRENSRLMRTHESMVDFINGRHPGSSILDVFASGLLGLDFLRNFEDDIYSDEDDDEDDDHFYPYNAARKVLEPHPRIKQLTDEEADRHAKELIEEEERRKEKTEKNKRKKLRKKEKKRLEKENAVKDILPEEEQGKSDSSENQEENSVIESNAEEKKNPESGETQNGTEASGCDENSCNNKEESVAEIEKEEEQKQDLDLNNSHASKTNSVPKETCNQRPARERKKEKTKSVEVQQSKEEKPKVVEKPEVQMKKEEIHEPNNEQTVDPTVEEFAKRSRELAGMGNRLAASGQYEMAVKCFTDAIKYNPKEFKLFGNRSLCYERMQQYENALRDADVALSMEPDWIKGLFRKGKALCGLKRYYEASLIYREVLKLEKSSAEAMQELKRAQTLHLMEMGFSWAQSSEALKTHVTLEEAVEALFGGDSNLGAADASASRDNVEQPVVQEEDDDEGEWIVLQASRPRTQQVKESDACGQSRSKSQSPTPHSKSSVKPELFPVWVGSLAPAVTYSTLHELFSRAGTVYSIKMLLEHQCAFVNYTRKEDSDRAIQCINGMVVEGAPLSVRYPNRFHNGLGASRSAATDPFPRSGPYKKECFFWRTTGCTRSDCTYRHVPEHKNIDKDKFTSRLGNFHM, from the exons ATGCCGAAGAAGAAAGACATCGTTAAAA GTGGCGCTCCAATCCCTAGAATTCGAGAAAACTCGAGACTAATGCGCACACAT GAAAGTATGGTAGATTTCATAAATGGACGTCATCCTGGGAGCTCCATCCTGGACGTCTTCGCCTCTGGTTTATTAG GTTTAGATTTTTTAAGGAACTTTGAGGATGACATATATTCAGATGAAGATGACGATGAAGATGATGATCACTTTTATCCTTACAATGCTGCTCGCAAGGTGTTAGAGCCTCATCCTCGAATAAAACAGCTCACTGACGAG GAGGCTGATAGACATGCAAAGGAATTGATAGAAGAAGAGGAAAGGCGAAAGGAGAAAACTGAGAAGAACAAGCGTAAGAAATTG cgtaagaaagaaaagaagcGGTTAGAAAAGGAGAATGCAGTTAAAGACATTTTACCT GAGGAAGAACAAGGGAAGTCAGACTCCTCAGAAAATCAGGAAGAAAACTCTGTTATTGAAAGTaatgcagaagaaaagaaaaatcctgAATCAGGTGAAACACAAAATGGAACTGAGGCGTCTGGATGTGACGAGAACAGCTGTAATAATAAAGAAGAAAGTGTTGCAGAAAttgagaaagaagaagaacaaaag CAGGATTTGGATTTAAATAATTCACATGCTTCTAAAACCAATTCGGTGCCTAAGGAGACGTGTAACCAGAGGCCtgccagagagaggaaaaaggaaaaaactaaATCAGTAGAAGTTCAGCAGTCCAAGGAGGAAAAGCCAAAAGTTGTGGAGAAACCTGAAGTTCAAATGAAGAAGGAAGAGATTCATGAACCCAATAACGAG CAGACAGTGGATCCCACTGTAGAGGAGTTTGCAAAAAGAAGCAGAGAGCTCGCTG GTATGGGAAATCGTTTGGCTGCCTCGGGACAGTACGAGATGGCAGTGAAATGCTTTACTGACGCCATTAAATACAACCCAAAGGAATTTAA GTTATTTGGAAATCGATCCCTCTGTTATGAAAGAATGCAGCAGTATGAAAATGCTCTCAGGGATGCTGACGTAGCGCTCTCCATGGAGCCAGACTGGATAAAGGGTTTATTTAGGAAAGGGAAAGCTCTGTGTGGGCTCAAG AGATACTACGAGGCCTCGCTGATCTACAGGGAGGTGTTGAAGCTGGAGAAGTCGAGCGCTGAAGCCATGCAGGAGCTGAAACGAGCGCAGACGTTACACCTCATG GAAATGGGCTTCTCGTGGGCGCAGAGCTCTGAGGCGCTTAAAACACACGTCACTTTAGAAGAAGCTGTCGAAGCTCTGTTTGGTGGTGACAGTAATCTGGGTGCTGCAG ATGCCAGTGCCAGTAGGGACAACGTAGAACAACCGGTGGTGCAGGAAGAAGACGACGATGAGGGAGAGTGGATCGTCTTACAAGCAAGTCGTCCTCGAACGCAGCAGGTCAAAGAGTCTGATGCTTGTGGACAGAGCAGGTCGAAATCTCAGTCGCCGACGCCTCATTCAAAGAGTTCTGTCAAACC GGAGCTTTTCCCCGTTTGGGTCGGATCTTTGGCTCCTGCTGTCACCTACTCAACGCTCCACGAGCTCTTCAGCAG AGCTGGGACGGTCTACAGCATCAAGATGCTGCTGGAACACCAGTGTGCCTTCGTCAACTACACCAGGAAGGAGGACAGTGACCGAGCCATCCAGTGTATCAAC GGGATGGTGGTGGAGGGCGCGCCGCTCTCTGTCAGATATCCAAACAGATTCCACAATGGACTCGGTGCGTCCAGATCGGCCGCCACTGACCCCTTTCCACGTTCCGG GCCGTACAAGAAGGAGTGCTTTTTCTGGAGGACGACGGGCTGCACAAGGTCGGACTGTACCTACAGACACGTGCCAGAGCACAAGAACATCGACAAGGACAAATTCACCAGTAGGCTGGGAAACTTTCACATGTAG